Proteins found in one Hevea brasiliensis isolate MT/VB/25A 57/8 chromosome 18, ASM3005281v1, whole genome shotgun sequence genomic segment:
- the LOC110656683 gene encoding protein TORNADO 2 produces MALSNNVIGAINFVAMLLSIPIIGAGIWLAMEPDNSCVKILQWPVIILGILILVVALAGFVGGFWRIPWLLIFYLIAMLILIILLACLVVFIYMVTVRGSGHLEPSRAYLEYHLDDFSGWLRRRVQSSYKWDRIRSCLSATDMCSELNQSYRMAQDFFNAGITPLQSGCCKPPTQCGYTFVNPTYWISPINNAADMDCLNWNNDQNQLCYNCDSCKAGLLANLKKEWRRADIILLITLVALIWVYLIGCCAFRNAKTEDLFRRYKQGYT; encoded by the exons ATGGCACTAAGCAACAATGTTATCGGTGCAATCAACTTCGTTGCCATGCTTCTCTCAATTCCAATAATCGGAGCTGGGATATGGCTAGCGATGGAACCAGACAACTCTTGTGTCAAGATTCTACAATGGCCTGTCATTATTTTGGGGATATTGATTTTGGTTGTAGCTTTGGCAGGGTTTGTTGGAGGTTTTTGGAGAATCCCATGGCTCCTTATTTTCTATCTCATAGCAATGCTCATCCTTATAATATTGCTTGCATGTTTAGTGGTTTTCATCTATATGGTCACCGTCAGGGGGTCAGGTCACCTTGAACCAAGTAGAGCCTACTTGGAGTATCACCTCGATGATTTTTCAGGATGGCTTCGCCGAAGGGTTCAAAGTTCTTACAAGTGGGATCGAATAAGAAGCTGCCTTAGTGCAACCGATATGTGTTCTGAGTTGAACCAGAGTTATCGCATGGCTCAAGATTTCTTTAATGCTGGTATTACCCCCTTGCag TCAGGATGCTGCAAGCCTCCTACGCAATGTGGGTACACCTTTGTGAACCCAACGTATTGGATTAGTCCCATCAACAATGCTGCAGATATGGACTGCCTGAATTGGAACAATGACCAAAACCAGCTTTGCTACAATTGCGATTCCTGCAAGGCTGGATTGTTGGCTAATCTGAAAAAAGAATGGAGAAGAGCAGATATTATATTGCTAATTACACTTGTTGCTTTGATATGGGTTTATTTGATAGGTTGTTGTGCTTTCAGGAATGCAAAAACAGAAGACCTTTTTCGCAGATACAAGCAAGGTTATACTTAG
- the LOC110656682 gene encoding probable tyrosine-protein phosphatase DSP4, with product MKLDNFDGQICTLIMPSAADNTPPPAKCSATGVDSENDRDGEDLFVPPLNFAMVDIGIFRSGFPDSANFGFLESLGLRSIVYLCPEPYPEANYEFLKANGIRLFQFGIEMCKEPFVNIPEETIRKALKVVLDVRNHPVLIHCKRGKHRTGCLVGCLRKLQRWYLSSIFDEYQRFAAAKARVSDQRFIEMFDISSLKNTPTTLSCSRR from the exons ATGAAACTCGATAATTTTGACGGCCAGATTTGCACACTTATCATGCCGTCAGCGGCTGATAATACGCCACCTCCGGCTAAGTGTTCTGCGACCGGAGTAGACTCCGAGAATGATCGAGACGGAGAGGACCTGTTTGTGCCGCCTCTGAACTTCGCCATGGTCGATATTGGCATCTTTAGATCTGGTTTCCCTGATTCTGCCAACTTCGGCTTCTTGGAATCCCTAGGTCTCCGTTCTATCGT ATATTTGTGCCCTGAACCATATCCAGAGGCCAATTATGAGTTTTTGAAGGCCAATGGGATTAGACTTTTTCAGTTCGGAATTGAAATGTGCAAG GAGCCTTTTGTCAACATTCCTGAGGAAACCATCCGCAAAGCATTGAAAGTAGTCCTTG ACGTAAGAAACCACCCTGTCCTGATTCATTGCAAGCGGGGGaag CACCGGACTGGTTGCCTTGTGGGCTGcttgagaaaattgcaaagatggTACCTGTCATCCATATTTGATGAGTACCAGAGGTTTGCTGCAGCAAAAGCTAGAGTTTCTGATCAAAGGTTTATAGAGATGTTTGACATTTCGAGCTTGAAGAACACACCAACGACACTTTCATGCTCGAGGAGATGA